Proteins co-encoded in one Brassica rapa cultivar Chiifu-401-42 chromosome A02, CAAS_Brap_v3.01, whole genome shotgun sequence genomic window:
- the LOC103851283 gene encoding aspartate aminotransferase, cytoplasmic isozyme 1 encodes MESVFSNVVRAPEDPILGVTVAYNNDPSPAKLNLGVGAYRTEEGKPLVLDVVRKAEQQLVNDPSRVKEYIPIAGLADFNKLSAKLILGADSPAIQESRVATIQCLSGTGSLRVGAEFLKKHYHQSVIFIPKPTWGNHPKVFNLAGLSVEYYRYYDPATRGLDFQGLLEDLGAAPSGAIVLLHACAHNPTGVDPTSEQWEQIRQLIRSKSLLPFFDSAYQGFASGSLDTDAHSVRTFVADGGECLIAQSYAKNMGLYGERVGALSIVCKSSDVASKVESQVKLVVRPMYSSPPIHGASIVATILKSSDMYNDWTIELKGMADRIISMRQQLFEALQAKGTPGDWSHIIKQIGMFTFTGLNKEQVAFMTKEFHIYMTSDGRISMAGLSSKTVPHLVEAIHAAVTRVA; translated from the exons ATGGAGTCCGTCTTCTCAAACGTCGTTCGTGCTCCCGAAGATCCTATTCTCGGT GTGACGGTTGCTTACAATAATGATCCAAGCCCAGCTAAGCTCAATTTGGGTGTCGGTGCGTATCGAACTGAG GAAGGGAAGCCACTTGTTCTTGACGTGGTGCGAAAGGCAGAGCAACAGCTTGTGAACGATCC GTCCCGGGTCAAGGAATACATTCCTATTGCTGGACTTGCTGATTTTAACAAACTTAGCGCTAAGCTCATCTTAGGTGCTGATAG TCCTGCAATTCAAGAGAGTAGAGTTGCTACTATCCAGTGCTTGTCTGGTACTGGTTCTTTGAGAGTTGGTGCTGAGTTTCTCAAAAAACACTACCACCAA AGTGTCATTTTCATTCCAAAACCAACTTGGGGGAACCATCCCAAAGTTTTCAACCTGGCTGGCTTGTCTGTGGAGTACTACCGTTACTATGATCCTGCAACCCGTGGACTTGACTTCCAAG gCTTGCTCGAGGATCTGGGCGCTGCACCATCTGGAGCGATTGTCTTACTTCATGCATGTGCTCACAATCCCACTGGAGTTGACCCAACCTCTGAACAGTGGGAACAGATTCGGCAACTAATAAGATCTAAAAGCTTGTTACCGTTTTTTGATAGTGCATATCAG GGTTTTGCTAGTGGTAGCCTTGACACAGATGCACATTCAGTCCGCACCTTTGTTGCTGATGGCGGTGAATGCTTGATAGCTCAAAGTTATGCCAAAAATATGGGACTCTATGGGGAGCGTGTTGGTGCCCTTAGCATT GTCTGCAAGTCATCAGATGTGGCTAGTAAGGTTGAGAGCCAGGTGAAACTTGTTGTGCGACCCATGTACTCGAGCCCACCTATTCATGGAGCATCAATTGTTGCCACCATCCTGAAAAGCAG TGATATGTACAATGACTGGACCATCGAGCTGAAAGGAATGGCTGACCGCATTATTAGCATGCGCCAACAGTTATTTGAAGCTCTACAAGCTAAAG GCACACCTGGTGATTGGAGTCACATTATCAAACAGATTGGGATGTTCACTTTTACTGGATTGAACAAGGAGCAAGTTGCCTTCATGACCAAAGAGTTTCACATTTACATGACGTCTGACGG